A section of the Paenibacillus yonginensis genome encodes:
- a CDS encoding AIM24 family protein, whose translation MEIHFETESLQALGEAATFRLSEGETAHVLHPGQIIAYRGASAGRADRLMDVKGMYRKHKLIRADLTGPCEFIAVLPPGYSLKPVELQTGSDLLYDYRHLFYYTDGVTIQSRILSVKNMLITRDAIKMKFSGLGQIGLLTEGHVVEAALHPSEPLYVQASSVIAYPENARMELAVYGNHLASQHMSYHWKITGLGSVLLQAGRESRKLEDSLQNESLFKRILREVIPFGGVFIK comes from the coding sequence GTGGAAATCCACTTTGAAACGGAGTCGCTCCAAGCTTTAGGCGAAGCCGCCACCTTCCGGCTGTCGGAAGGCGAAACCGCTCATGTTCTGCACCCCGGTCAGATCATCGCTTATCGCGGGGCTTCAGCCGGCCGGGCAGACCGGCTGATGGACGTGAAAGGCATGTACCGGAAGCACAAGCTCATCCGCGCCGACCTGACGGGGCCCTGCGAGTTCATCGCCGTCCTGCCTCCCGGATACAGCCTGAAGCCTGTCGAGCTTCAAACGGGGAGCGACCTGCTGTACGACTATAGACACCTCTTCTATTACACGGATGGCGTGACGATACAAAGCCGAATCCTGAGCGTCAAGAACATGCTCATCACCCGTGATGCCATTAAAATGAAGTTCTCCGGTCTTGGCCAGATCGGCCTGCTGACGGAGGGCCATGTCGTCGAAGCCGCCCTGCATCCTTCGGAACCGCTTTATGTGCAAGCCAGCAGCGTTATCGCTTACCCGGAGAATGCGCGAATGGAGCTTGCTGTTTACGGCAACCATTTGGCCAGCCAGCATATGAGCTATCATTGGAAAATAACCGGCCTCGGCTCCGTGCTGCTTCAAGCCGGACGCGAAAGCCGCAAGCTGGAGGACAGCCTGCAAAATGAAAGCTTGTTCAAGCGGATTCTGCGCGAGGTGATCCCTTTCGGCGGCGTCTTTATTAAATAG
- the phnE gene encoding phosphonate ABC transporter, permease protein PhnE: protein MYDKIFPPKKIVLPDGKVVLEKRTRIPLILLILIVATYFSVQLTDFSLKILFTRIGNFFTIIGSMIPPKWNYFDDLLGALFATLQMSLLGSVIGAVLALPFAVAASANIIRNRVVVAVFKVILSLLRTLPTLVTALIATFVFGLGPTAGVVAILLFTLSYVGKLLYEQIENVDMGPFEAMESIGMSRIEAFRSAIIPQVLPGYLSTSLFCFEGNVRYAAILGYVGAGGVGLLINENLGWRDYPSVGMIIVALVVTVYIIETVSEYFRKKLI from the coding sequence ATGTATGATAAAATCTTCCCGCCTAAGAAAATTGTTCTTCCCGACGGTAAGGTTGTTTTAGAGAAGAGAACGCGTATCCCGCTGATCTTGCTCATCTTGATTGTTGCTACTTATTTTTCGGTGCAGCTGACCGATTTCAGCTTAAAGATTCTGTTCACTCGGATTGGTAATTTTTTTACGATTATCGGCAGCATGATTCCTCCGAAATGGAATTACTTTGACGACTTGCTCGGCGCGTTGTTTGCCACGCTGCAAATGTCATTGCTGGGCTCGGTGATAGGAGCTGTACTGGCTCTGCCTTTTGCGGTAGCGGCTTCGGCCAACATCATCCGCAACAGGGTTGTCGTTGCTGTATTTAAAGTTATCTTGAGTTTGCTAAGAACGCTTCCTACACTGGTAACGGCTCTTATCGCTACCTTTGTGTTTGGTCTTGGGCCAACAGCGGGGGTTGTAGCGATCCTGCTGTTCACGCTTTCCTATGTAGGGAAATTACTATATGAACAGATTGAAAACGTGGATATGGGCCCCTTTGAAGCCATGGAGTCGATCGGCATGTCCCGAATTGAAGCTTTCCGTTCAGCGATCATTCCTCAGGTCCTTCCGGGTTATCTGTCTACCTCGCTGTTTTGTTTTGAAGGTAACGTTCGTTACGCGGCGATTCTTGGTTACGTCGGCGCCGGCGGCGTAGGCCTTCTGATCAATGAGAATCTTGGCTGGCGCGATTATCCAAGCGTTGGCATGATTATCGTGGCGCTTGTCGTAACGGTGTATATTATTGAAACTGTCAGCGAGTATTTTAGAAAAAAGTTAATTTGA
- a CDS encoding helix-turn-helix domain-containing protein, with product MFMLEFTIPPLPHFIACDYERLPVGSRHVSRRNTGVFDLLFVRSGCIYISEEGRDYEVSSGDCLILAPDRYHYSTAECREDTFYFWLHFQTTGLWTLQEQLPEHRPEHNVSDLPVFLPTMTITPFTQLIPQYVSLPQPGKFGEVLEELTLLGKSLHLPGSRFKQQLLFQEVLRQLADFAASEAPSAQMICAERAAAYLREHYREEVTAKALGESINFHPVYIARCMQKAFGCSPAAYLVRYRVERSKLLLMQTDLSIARIAEEVGFNQSAYFTSCFVKYEGVSPRKYRKRFAY from the coding sequence ATGTTTATGCTGGAGTTCACGATCCCTCCGCTTCCGCATTTTATTGCCTGTGATTATGAACGCCTGCCTGTGGGCTCCCGGCATGTGAGCAGACGGAATACAGGTGTATTTGACCTGCTGTTCGTGCGGAGCGGCTGCATTTATATCAGCGAGGAAGGCCGGGATTACGAGGTCTCCTCCGGTGACTGCCTGATTCTGGCACCCGACCGCTATCATTATTCAACGGCCGAATGCCGGGAGGACACCTTTTATTTCTGGCTGCATTTCCAGACGACCGGTCTATGGACTCTTCAGGAGCAGCTTCCTGAACATCGCCCGGAGCATAACGTGTCCGACTTGCCAGTGTTTCTGCCGACCATGACGATAACCCCCTTCACCCAGCTTATACCGCAGTACGTAAGCCTGCCTCAGCCGGGCAAATTCGGCGAAGTGCTGGAGGAGCTGACCCTGCTCGGCAAATCGCTCCACCTGCCCGGCAGCCGTTTCAAACAGCAGCTGCTGTTCCAAGAGGTGCTGCGCCAGCTGGCTGATTTCGCCGCCAGCGAAGCTCCGTCTGCGCAAATGATTTGCGCCGAAAGGGCCGCTGCTTATTTGCGCGAGCATTACCGGGAGGAAGTAACCGCCAAGGCGCTTGGCGAAAGCATCAACTTCCATCCGGTTTATATCGCCCGCTGTATGCAGAAGGCATTCGGCTGCTCCCCTGCTGCTTATCTGGTGCGTTACCGCGTGGAACGCTCCAAGCTGCTGCTGATGCAGACCGACTTGTCCATCGCGCGGATCGCCGAGGAGGTTGGCTTTAACCAGTCGGCGTATTTCACCTCCTGTTTCGTGAAATACGAAGGCGTGTCCCCGCGGAAATACCGGAAGCGCTTCGCCTATTAA
- a CDS encoding sigma-70 family RNA polymerase sigma factor, which produces MTIPESATFKQLFYQHYPAVLRKLTGLLGDKAIAEDLAQETFLKMYRQPPDQLDSAGAWLHRVATRLAYDYMGSAARQRKLTERQELLLGAEGAASPSGEEELIRQLDQEEVRGWLQQLPERDRKALLLRYSGYTYAEIAHELSIRPPVVGTLLARATERLRKRAGESAHMEQESSLEQGLR; this is translated from the coding sequence TTGACGATTCCGGAATCGGCGACATTCAAACAACTATTCTACCAGCATTACCCCGCGGTGCTGCGCAAGCTGACCGGCCTGCTGGGGGATAAAGCGATAGCGGAGGATTTGGCACAGGAAACGTTCTTGAAAATGTACCGCCAGCCGCCGGATCAATTGGATTCGGCGGGTGCATGGCTGCACCGGGTTGCCACCCGGCTGGCTTATGACTATATGGGCAGCGCTGCCAGGCAGCGTAAGCTGACAGAGCGGCAGGAGCTGCTGCTGGGAGCCGAGGGGGCAGCAAGCCCGTCCGGTGAAGAAGAGCTGATTCGTCAGCTCGATCAGGAGGAGGTCCGGGGCTGGCTGCAGCAGCTGCCAGAGCGTGACCGTAAGGCACTCCTGCTGCGGTATTCGGGTTATACGTATGCCGAGATTGCCCATGAGCTTTCCATCAGACCGCCTGTGGTAGGCACGCTGCTGGCCCGGGCAACGGAGCGGCTGCGCAAACGTGCTGGCGAATCGGCCCATATGGAGCAGGAGTCTTCCTTGGAGCAAGGGCTTCGATGA
- a CDS encoding ABC transporter ATP-binding protein, which yields MIAIQTEGLTKQFHNGRGCRDVSITVQEGEAFGFLGPNGAGKSTLVKMLVGLIFPTEGRASLFGEPVGSLAARRHLGYLPELYRYQEWLTGEEVVRLHAKLCGLSRSETNRRVPELLERVGIGLRSKDRVKGYSKGMQQRLGLACALVSDPKILFLDEPSSAMDPIGRSEVRQLLHEWKAEGKTIFLNSHLMEDVEAICDRVALLNNGEVLQQGRVEDVLHQRPVWQIRVGGFTPPMLDWLREETGFTIQVAGLKVDGSAVLEAELRNEEQAGWLHALVMEQGMTLYESARAKTRLEEWFVAELAGKSHRGEKA from the coding sequence GTGATTGCTATTCAGACTGAAGGTTTAACGAAACAATTTCATAACGGCCGGGGGTGCCGCGATGTATCCATCACGGTGCAGGAAGGGGAAGCCTTTGGCTTCCTCGGCCCCAACGGCGCAGGTAAAAGCACGCTCGTCAAAATGCTGGTCGGCCTGATCTTCCCAACGGAAGGTCGGGCTTCCCTGTTTGGCGAGCCTGTCGGCAGTCTGGCTGCCCGGCGCCATCTTGGTTATTTGCCTGAGCTGTACCGGTATCAGGAGTGGCTGACCGGCGAAGAGGTCGTGCGTCTTCACGCCAAGCTGTGCGGATTATCCCGCAGTGAAACGAACCGTAGGGTTCCGGAGCTGCTGGAGCGGGTCGGCATCGGTCTGCGTTCAAAGGATCGGGTCAAGGGTTATTCCAAAGGCATGCAGCAGCGTCTGGGTCTGGCCTGCGCACTCGTCAGCGATCCGAAGATTCTGTTTCTGGACGAACCCTCGTCGGCCATGGACCCGATCGGACGAAGCGAGGTCCGGCAGCTGCTGCATGAGTGGAAAGCGGAGGGGAAGACGATTTTCCTGAATTCGCACCTTATGGAAGACGTAGAGGCCATATGTGATCGTGTCGCGCTGCTGAATAACGGCGAAGTTCTGCAGCAGGGCAGGGTTGAAGATGTGCTTCATCAGCGGCCGGTTTGGCAAATCAGGGTCGGCGGCTTTACGCCGCCTATGCTGGACTGGCTTCGGGAAGAAACAGGCTTCACCATTCAGGTGGCCGGATTGAAAGTGGATGGTTCAGCCGTGCTTGAAGCGGAGCTCCGGAATGAAGAGCAGGCCGGATGGCTTCATGCTCTGGTGATGGAGCAGGGCATGACGCTGTACGAAAGCGCACGCGCCAAAACGCGGCTTGAGGAATGGTTTGTCGCCGAACTTGCCGGCAAGAGCCACAGGGGGGAAAAGGCATGA
- a CDS encoding MATE family efflux transporter has product MLKKESPHKFSLWMLAWPIFIEQFLQFLLGAVDTLMVSHLSDDAVAVVGFSNQLFNALTTLFVTVASGAGILIAQKIGSAKEEEARTVGIIGLKVTALIGLVLSVVLIAFPGPIARILQLPDELMSLGETYISIVGGGMILTALIAVLSTEIRSTGNTKAPMLIAVGMNLIHIALNYCFIFGRFGFPQAGLAGVGVSTVTSRTLACIVLFIIFLNAFSRKINFKDLRLFDRKLFKEIMDIGWPLGVNSASWFFSQLVIFSFLAMLGAKELAARTYMNTLESFCFLLGFSVALALQIQVAHLFGGGRTKEAYKASYKALAIGLPLVTLNALILVFCGRSLLGLFTDDPVILNIAESLLWLNMLLQPGKMLNMALGNSLNAVGDARYTMTVSLIVMWIVAVCGSYLLGVSAAWGITAIYSCMIADEYTRGVFSFVRWRARKRLRIKEQEMEHEAANQQSWNGGSGGKPAGAVFFS; this is encoded by the coding sequence ATGTTGAAAAAAGAATCGCCCCATAAATTCTCATTATGGATGCTCGCCTGGCCCATCTTCATCGAGCAGTTTCTCCAGTTCCTGCTGGGGGCAGTCGATACGCTGATGGTCAGCCATCTGTCGGATGACGCCGTGGCAGTGGTTGGGTTCTCCAACCAGCTGTTCAACGCGCTGACAACCTTGTTCGTGACGGTGGCGAGCGGGGCAGGGATTCTGATCGCGCAGAAGATCGGCTCCGCTAAAGAGGAGGAAGCCCGGACAGTCGGCATAATCGGATTAAAGGTAACGGCTTTGATCGGACTGGTTCTAAGTGTGGTCCTGATTGCCTTCCCTGGGCCGATCGCCCGAATCCTGCAGCTGCCGGACGAATTAATGTCCTTGGGAGAAACCTATATATCCATCGTTGGCGGGGGGATGATCCTGACGGCGCTGATCGCGGTATTGAGCACCGAAATTCGCAGCACGGGCAACACAAAAGCGCCGATGCTGATCGCGGTGGGCATGAATCTGATTCATATCGCACTCAACTATTGTTTTATCTTTGGCAGATTTGGTTTTCCGCAAGCCGGGCTCGCCGGGGTGGGCGTGTCTACGGTAACAAGCCGTACGCTGGCCTGTATCGTGTTGTTTATTATTTTCCTGAATGCTTTCAGCCGGAAAATTAACTTTAAAGATCTTCGCTTGTTTGATCGCAAGCTCTTTAAAGAGATTATGGACATCGGCTGGCCGCTGGGCGTCAACTCGGCCAGCTGGTTTTTCTCCCAGCTGGTGATCTTTTCGTTCCTGGCCATGCTTGGTGCAAAAGAGCTGGCCGCCCGGACGTATATGAATACGCTGGAATCGTTCTGCTTCCTGCTTGGTTTCTCGGTTGCGCTTGCGCTGCAAATTCAGGTCGCCCACCTCTTCGGCGGGGGACGAACCAAAGAAGCCTACAAGGCTTCTTATAAAGCGCTGGCCATCGGGCTTCCGCTGGTAACGCTGAATGCTCTGATTCTCGTCTTCTGCGGCCGCAGCCTGCTGGGTCTGTTCACGGATGATCCGGTCATCCTGAACATCGCGGAATCACTGTTATGGCTCAATATGCTGCTCCAGCCGGGGAAAATGCTCAACATGGCCCTCGGCAACTCGCTGAATGCCGTCGGCGATGCCCGATACACGATGACGGTATCGCTGATTGTCATGTGGATTGTAGCCGTTTGCGGCTCTTACCTGTTAGGCGTGTCCGCCGCTTGGGGCATCACGGCCATTTACAGCTGTATGATCGCTGATGAATACACGCGCGGAGTATTTTCGTTTGTACGCTGGAGAGCCCGTAAACGGCTCCGCATCAAGGAGCAGGAGATGGAACACGAAGCTGCGAACCAGCAAAGCTGGAACGGGGGCAGCGGAGGCAAGCCGGCCGGGGCTGTTTTTTTCAGCTGA
- a CDS encoding ABC transporter ATP-binding protein, with the protein MYSWKSFFRLIGDTRPSKAKLGIALGLSLISTIGGLVVPLLTRDLVDGFSLQSITPLSVILMVLAFVAQAVSGAVSIYLLNHVGQTVVSRLRDRLWSKLLSLSLPYYNEHRTGDTISRMTNDTAVVRGLISEHISGFVNGVISAIGAIVILLFMDWKMTLITFVAVPLCVAVIAPVGRRLYLISKDTQDETASFTTTLNQALSEIRLVKSSNGERVEYENGQKGITKLLKLGIAEGKMQAIISPLTMFVIMLILVVIIGYGGMRVTQGQMTAGSLVAFILYLFQIIFPVTQVTQFFTQLQKAKGATQRIIETLEAEEEDIHTGEELTRLNEPIVLEELSFSYPGSDEATLERISFRVEPGKVTAIVGPSGGGKTTLFSLVERFYQPTSGVMKLGGTEVSRYSLRSWRGRIGYVSQESPLIAGSIRDNVLYGLERQVTEDELNEALRMAYADIFIRDFPDGMETQVGERGVKLSGGQRQRIAIARAILRNPDLLMLDEATSSLDSKSEAIVQEALSNLMKGRTTLVIAHRLSTVVDADQILFIEKGRITGRGTHAQLYEVHDLYREFADHQLKVRA; encoded by the coding sequence ATGTACAGCTGGAAAAGCTTTTTTCGTTTGATCGGTGATACCCGTCCATCCAAAGCGAAACTGGGGATTGCCTTGGGGTTGTCTTTGATTTCCACGATTGGCGGGCTTGTCGTGCCGCTGCTTACCCGTGATTTGGTGGACGGATTTTCATTGCAGAGCATTACGCCGCTGTCGGTGATCCTGATGGTGTTGGCATTTGTCGCCCAGGCGGTATCCGGCGCGGTTTCAATTTATTTGCTGAATCATGTTGGACAAACGGTGGTGTCGCGGCTCCGGGACCGTTTGTGGTCGAAGCTGCTGTCGCTGTCGCTGCCATATTACAATGAACACCGGACCGGTGATACGATTTCGCGTATGACCAATGATACGGCTGTTGTCAGAGGGTTAATTTCGGAGCATATTTCCGGCTTTGTGAACGGTGTAATTTCGGCGATAGGCGCGATTGTGATTCTGCTGTTTATGGATTGGAAAATGACGCTGATCACCTTCGTGGCGGTGCCTTTATGTGTCGCTGTCATCGCGCCGGTCGGCCGCCGGCTGTATCTCATTTCCAAAGATACGCAGGACGAAACGGCTTCCTTCACGACTACGCTGAACCAAGCTTTATCCGAAATTCGGCTGGTTAAATCGTCGAATGGTGAGCGGGTTGAATACGAGAATGGGCAGAAAGGGATCACCAAGCTGCTAAAGCTCGGCATTGCCGAAGGGAAAATGCAGGCGATTATTTCGCCGCTGACGATGTTTGTGATCATGCTGATACTGGTTGTCATCATCGGTTACGGCGGCATGCGTGTGACCCAAGGACAAATGACGGCAGGTTCGCTTGTTGCTTTCATCCTTTATTTATTCCAGATTATATTTCCGGTTACCCAGGTGACACAGTTCTTTACACAGCTGCAGAAAGCCAAAGGGGCCACACAGCGAATTATAGAAACGTTGGAAGCCGAGGAAGAAGACATTCATACGGGCGAAGAGCTGACCCGCCTGAATGAGCCGATTGTGCTGGAGGAGCTGAGCTTCTCTTATCCGGGGAGCGATGAAGCGACGCTGGAGCGGATTTCCTTCAGGGTGGAGCCAGGGAAGGTAACGGCTATCGTCGGACCGAGCGGCGGGGGCAAAACGACCTTGTTCTCTTTGGTTGAACGATTCTATCAGCCTACAAGCGGCGTCATGAAGCTCGGCGGAACCGAGGTATCCAGGTATTCGCTGCGCTCCTGGCGCGGACGGATCGGTTACGTATCCCAGGAGAGTCCGCTGATCGCCGGCTCGATCCGGGACAATGTCCTGTACGGCCTGGAGCGACAGGTGACTGAAGACGAGCTGAATGAAGCGCTGCGTATGGCCTACGCCGATATCTTCATCCGCGATTTCCCGGATGGTATGGAGACGCAGGTCGGCGAACGCGGCGTCAAGCTGTCCGGCGGCCAGCGGCAGCGGATCGCGATTGCCCGGGCGATTTTGCGTAATCCTGACCTGCTCATGCTGGATGAAGCGACTTCCAGTCTCGACAGCAAATCGGAAGCGATCGTCCAGGAGGCGCTGTCGAATCTGATGAAGGGGCGGACGACGCTGGTCATTGCCCACCGCTTGTCCACGGTAGTGGATGCGGATCAGATTTTATTTATCGAGAAGGGACGGATCACCGGGCGGGGAACCCATGCCCAGCTGTATGAGGTACATGACTTATATCGGGAATTTGCGGATCATCAGCTCAAGGTTCGGGCCTGA
- a CDS encoding phosphate/phosphite/phosphonate ABC transporter substrate-binding protein: protein MKNKLSLFAMFALTLVLLAGCGSNNNSAANNSSAGNTSGNASTAPAADASKEIKELKISFVPSKDPGEIITATDPLKDMLKQQLATEGYNVDKVTIDVGTTYEAVGEALTAGTTDVGFIPGGTYVLYDDGADVILTATRAGLSNDSDNPKDWNDNKPTQPTEDQATYYRALFFAGPSPKGQELAAKVNAGEKLTWDDLNSANWAVMSTSSSAGYIYPTLWLQNNYQKGITDLAHVVTSDSYGSSFARLAAGQADVVVAYADARRDFEKQWTTDFGRGKSIWDETNVIGVTDGIYNDTISVSKNDPLMTDDFKKALQDAFIAIGQTEEGKKVIAIYSHEGYKAAQSSDYDAERKAQEIIKSLKK from the coding sequence GTGAAAAACAAGCTTTCTCTTTTTGCCATGTTCGCATTGACTTTGGTGCTTCTGGCAGGCTGCGGCTCCAACAACAACTCGGCAGCAAACAACTCATCCGCTGGCAACACTTCAGGCAACGCCTCTACTGCACCGGCAGCTGATGCGTCGAAGGAAATCAAGGAGCTTAAAATTAGCTTTGTTCCATCCAAGGATCCAGGAGAGATCATTACGGCTACCGATCCATTAAAAGATATGCTGAAACAGCAATTGGCTACTGAAGGTTATAACGTTGATAAAGTGACTATTGATGTAGGTACAACTTACGAAGCTGTAGGGGAAGCGTTGACGGCCGGAACAACGGATGTCGGTTTCATCCCAGGCGGAACTTATGTCCTGTATGATGATGGCGCTGATGTAATCCTGACTGCTACACGCGCGGGCTTGTCGAACGATTCCGATAATCCGAAAGACTGGAACGACAACAAACCAACCCAGCCAACTGAAGATCAAGCAACTTACTATCGCGCATTGTTCTTCGCTGGTCCTTCTCCAAAGGGTCAAGAGCTGGCTGCTAAAGTAAACGCAGGCGAGAAATTGACTTGGGATGACCTGAACAGCGCTAACTGGGCTGTAATGTCGACTTCGTCTTCCGCAGGTTATATCTACCCAACATTGTGGCTGCAAAATAATTATCAAAAAGGCATCACCGATCTGGCTCATGTCGTAACATCCGATTCTTACGGCAGTTCCTTTGCCCGTCTTGCTGCTGGACAAGCTGACGTAGTTGTCGCTTATGCTGATGCAAGAAGAGATTTCGAGAAGCAATGGACAACAGACTTCGGCCGCGGCAAATCGATTTGGGACGAAACAAACGTAATTGGCGTTACAGACGGTATTTATAACGATACCATCAGCGTTAGCAAAAACGATCCGCTGATGACAGACGACTTCAAGAAAGCTCTGCAGGATGCCTTTATCGCCATCGGTCAAACCGAGGAAGGCAAAAAAGTCATCGCAATCTATAGCCATGAAGGCTACAAAGCGGCTCAATCCTCCGATTACGATGCGGAGAGAAAAGCTCAAGAAATTATCAAGTCTTTGAAGAAGTAA
- the phnC gene encoding phosphonate ABC transporter ATP-binding protein, with translation MIEFINVEKKYANGTVALQNINLTIEQGEFVAVIGLSGAGKSTLIRCINRMHDITGGQLNVDNVDVGKLRGRQIRRFRRRIGMIFQSFNLVTRTTVLKNVLVSFVPDLPFWRKLTGIYNREHKIKALEALDKVGILDKAYIRVDQLSGGQQQRVALARTLAQNPDIILADEPIASLDPVTAKMVMDDFKRINQEMNISVIMNIHHVEVALEYADRIIGIHKGAVVFDGESAQVTKEILDTIYGGQVEEATASLEESPAHV, from the coding sequence ATGATAGAGTTCATTAATGTGGAGAAAAAGTACGCAAACGGAACGGTTGCTCTGCAAAATATCAATTTGACCATAGAGCAGGGCGAGTTCGTTGCGGTTATCGGCCTTTCCGGTGCGGGAAAGTCGACGCTGATCCGCTGCATCAACCGGATGCATGATATTACAGGCGGGCAATTGAATGTAGACAACGTTGATGTTGGCAAGCTGAGAGGAAGACAAATTCGTCGTTTCCGCAGAAGAATCGGCATGATCTTTCAATCCTTTAACCTGGTAACCCGGACAACCGTTCTGAAGAATGTGCTTGTCTCCTTTGTTCCTGACCTGCCGTTCTGGCGCAAGCTCACAGGGATCTATAACCGCGAGCACAAAATTAAAGCTTTGGAAGCGCTGGATAAAGTGGGGATTTTGGACAAGGCCTATATCCGCGTAGACCAGCTGTCCGGCGGTCAGCAGCAGCGGGTTGCTCTGGCGCGTACGCTGGCTCAGAATCCGGATATTATTTTGGCGGACGAGCCGATTGCTTCTCTTGACCCGGTAACGGCCAAGATGGTAATGGATGATTTTAAACGCATCAATCAAGAGATGAACATCTCCGTTATTATGAATATCCACCATGTGGAGGTTGCTCTTGAATATGCAGACCGCATTATCGGCATTCATAAAGGGGCAGTTGTATTTGACGGGGAATCGGCCCAGGTGACTAAAGAGATTCTGGACACCATCTATGGAGGTCAGGTCGAGGAGGCCACAGCTTCGCTGGAGGAGAGTCCTGCCCATGTATGA
- the phnE gene encoding phosphonate ABC transporter, permease protein PhnE encodes MTTVEKQLLASPKRTWYYLTIAVILILLIGWSAMAVTFKDVNQSGLKIAGNIMRGIVHPDWHLLFNGTKQSVPYLLLQTVAIAFLGTIVGAIVSIPLAFLAASNIVPKPISWLTRLLLIIIRTIPALVYGLMFIRVSGPGPFAGVLTIGITSIGMLAKLYVDAIEELDTRVLESMTSIGCTTFEKVRYGIIPQLMSIFMSVTIYRFDMNMREASILGLVGAGGIGAPLIFAMNGYKWNQVGSILIGLVILILIIELLSNKLRSKLIKG; translated from the coding sequence ATGACGACTGTAGAGAAGCAGCTTCTTGCTTCGCCAAAAAGAACCTGGTATTACCTTACGATTGCGGTCATCCTTATTTTGTTGATCGGCTGGTCCGCCATGGCCGTAACCTTCAAGGACGTGAACCAAAGCGGCCTCAAAATTGCAGGAAATATTATGAGGGGGATTGTGCATCCGGATTGGCATTTGCTGTTTAACGGAACCAAGCAGAGCGTGCCCTATCTGCTGCTGCAGACGGTAGCAATCGCTTTTCTGGGAACTATTGTAGGTGCGATTGTATCTATCCCGCTTGCTTTCCTGGCTGCTTCCAATATTGTGCCTAAACCTATTTCCTGGCTTACCCGGTTATTGCTGATTATTATCCGCACGATTCCCGCTCTCGTATACGGTTTGATGTTTATTCGCGTTTCCGGTCCAGGTCCGTTTGCCGGTGTTCTCACGATTGGGATTACCTCGATCGGGATGCTGGCCAAGCTGTACGTGGATGCGATTGAAGAGCTGGATACCCGTGTATTGGAATCCATGACCTCGATTGGCTGTACTACTTTCGAGAAAGTCCGTTACGGGATTATCCCGCAGCTGATGTCCATCTTTATGTCCGTAACCATTTACCGGTTTGACATGAACATGCGCGAAGCTTCCATTTTGGGCCTGGTTGGCGCCGGCGGGATTGGTGCTCCGCTGATCTTCGCCATGAACGGTTATAAATGGAACCAGGTCGGATCGATTTTGATCGGACTGGTTATCCTGATCCTGATTATCGAGCTTCTCTCCAACAAACTTCGTTCGAAGCTCATTAAGGGTTAA